In Rutidosis leptorrhynchoides isolate AG116_Rl617_1_P2 chromosome 6, CSIRO_AGI_Rlap_v1, whole genome shotgun sequence, the DNA window TGAAGAGTAATACAGTGATCTGTGATCTAATCTTAATAAATCTTTAATCGATGTTCTGTAGCATATCTTCAGCCAATTTTTGTAACGCAATGAATGACGAACCGCCGTTTTTCAACGCCTTTCTACTTTTTTCACTTATTTCCTTCACTCGGTTCCGAACCGGGTTCTCATCATCCATCAACCAATTTATCGCTTTCTCTATCTGACCCGCCATCACCAATTCGGACCCGGACCCTCCACTCCGATACGTCATACACAAATCCACACCTAACCCCAACTCCTTCACAAGCAAAAAAGCATTCAACTGTTGTTCTGCAGACAAAGGCCAAGTTGCCATAGGCACACCATGCCACAACCCTTCCAAAATTGAGTTCCACCCACAATGTGTCACAAACCCTTTAGTCGCACCATGAGCCAACACTTCCACCTGTGGGGCCCACCCACAAACCATCCCTCTTTCTTTCACTCTTTCTAAAAACCCATCTGGCAACACGGTTTCTACATTTGTGTAATCAGTTGGTGCCACGTGTACCCCATCTGGTGGTGGCTTTCTAACTGACCACAAGAACCGTTGATTACTTTTCTCAAGTGCAATAGCCATTTGCTCCAACTGTGGCTCACTAAAACATCCCATACTCCCAAAACAAAGAAAGATAACTGATTTTGGTGGTTGTTTGTCGAGCCAGTTAATGACTTCGTTCGAACCGTTTGTCCGGTTTACCTTTTTATGGTCTAGTAACGGTCCAACCGGGTATACTGGAATTGGAGTTGAAATTGAATTAAAAGCATAAGGTTCAAGCTCAACAAATGAATTAACAATAAACCCTTTAGTTTCTTTAAACCGTGTACCGTGGTAAACAAAAGCATCGTACCCACCACCAATTTTTTCGAATACCGGATTTGGTAGCACGTCTACAGGAACCGGATTCCGGTAAGTGGATATAACCGAATCCGGATCCGATTTGTTAAACTCGACGCCAAGTTGGGTATGGCGCGTATGGACATGAAGCAAGAATCCCAAAAAACATATGTTGGACGTAAACATGATATACGAAGGAAGGTTGAATTTGTTGGCTACATCAATCATGCTAGTGCAGAACATATCAAGTACAAATCCAATAACTTTTCTTGAATCATCTGATACTAAATCTGTAACCGCTTGTTCGATTTGTGACTTGTGGCTCTCGATGAAGATGTGTGCAAGCATTTCTACTGAGATAGGTGATGAGATTTGAGAGAGAGGGTTGGTGGTAGGGGGAGGAACGATGATGAATCTGATTCGAGGTTCAGAAGCAGAAACAGATTTTGTAGCTTGATCGATGTCGGTTTGATTAGGAAGCAGGATGATAAGGAAAGTGATGGATGATATTGTTTGATCATGTTGGATCAAAAGTTTAGCAAACTGTATTGTTGAGGTTAGGTGAGTGGGAGCAATTAGAGGTATGAAAACAAGCTCCAGTTTCTTCATGTAATCTAATTAGAATTTCACAAAGCAACCAAATTTCAAACTTCTTTTTATCACTTAAAATCTAATCTATTTACTGTCTGTCTATTGTTATAATACATCAATTATTGAAGTAGAAGTCAAGAAATGGTGGCTAACAATTTTATATAATTCACAAAAGTTAAATATGTAACACTATTTGTAGTATAAATATGCATCAATATGTACAAGATAAATacaccattcttgaataagaattTAATCTCTTCTTTCTTCCTTCATATTAGTATCTTCTTTCATAATTAGTAAAATATATGCCatataaagtattaaaattataacacgttatcagcacgaagagctctcGTCGGTCACCATCCTCCATAATTGAAACTGCCGGAAGATCTTGAAAACTCTGATGTGTCTTCTGATCAAGAATTTATCAGCTTGTGTTCTTCCACTACTGAGTTATACTCATCAGGTATTCCAAAAGGTTGTTGACTTCATTTAATTAACATttgacttaattaattaataagaaaATCATTTTATATACGAATCAAAAGAATATAAGATTGAAGCAAGAATCCGTacctggaatattaattgtatgtagTGTTCTTGCGATTTGTTAAATTATTACTCCATACTAGTTTGTAACTAACTTCGAAGTCAAAGAAAAAGCCTTCGACTATAAAAAAATTTTCAAAACAAGATATCcacaataattgttatatatttaaaatcaaaataattatatattCAGTAACTTGTCTTTTTCGCTTACATGTTACTGCCGACAGTCTTGTGCTTTGTTAGGCTTGTACCTTTTGCATTATAATTTGTACATTAAGCGATTTGACTGTATTTGCATTTCCATGATCTTCAAATGGTTGAAACTTGAATTAGAAATTCCTGTGCAATACTTGTTTACGATATAATTTTACTAAATGAACTAAGAAATAAAAATAGAAACAGGACGTAAGTGTTTTGTGTGTGAGAGTATCTTCTATCCTCTCCTTTTACATACAtatgtgtgtctatatatatatataatatgaatacATATTTGTAGTAGGCCTCAATTATTTTTCTCACTCTATAATGCAATTTTTATTTTTCTGATTAGTACTTGGTAGGGTCCATTGCTAGCACCATCATACTAGTGtagattattattgaaactaatttgaAAAATGATATGATACTAAAGTAACGAAAATTACGGGATTGTGTTGATTTTTGGTTAACCGTTGGGTTCCACAACTTTGCAAAGTGATAATAATTGGTTGGCATGTGCAAATCCACGTACAACATGTGGTCAAGACCATATGCTAGCATCATTTGTTAttgatgattatcattattaataattcccTATAAAATATAAGGTATTGATAACTAATATACTCCGTAGTAGATGATTAAGATATATAGAGATTTATTTAAAGGTATCAATCACTTTTACTTTTGATCATCTTTAGTTAGCTTTTAAGATAATTTGTAACGTGTGTTCAATAATGTTATTGGTTGGAGATAACTTTTTCAAAATTAATATTCCgatcaaaacacatttaacttaatTAATTTTAGTCCTTATTTACTTTATATCTTGGTTGAAAAAGCTTAAAAATTACTGTAATAACAATAAGGAATTAGTTAATGTTAATAGTTACTGTATAATTTATAATcattatataacatataatatatgatataatataatatatttcaatAAAACTCTTTGCTAGAACGTACATAGTTTATATATAAATTTCAATTATAATATCCATATAATTTGATAGAGAATGGTTTCGGTAATGGTATAAGAGTATAAGACAcactaataaagaaaaaattactctGTATATcgtcttagaattttttttttaataaaaggtgacgttttGACGTGAATATCTTGGTAGAGTGGTACTTTATTCTTGAGTAATAATTTACGAGTATATAAATTGGCCAGAAAAGTTAAGATTAGACGGCATGTTGTTGCTGTTTGTTAGATATTAGGTTCGGGTTTTCGTCCGAAAATGTGTATTACTAGTATTCTAGTCTAAGAACTATAGTTTTTGATTGGCTATTACCTAGATAACCATTTAACTATGGTGTCTAGATTAGAAACTAACTCTATATATATGCTTCAAAGGACTGGAGTttatatagttggaaaaataaagaCCATGTATGTTATTAAGTCTTATATAGTACTCCGTAacctttattaaaaaaaattatgcaAATAATAGAGGTTAACTAATACAACTAAAACTCCATCCAAATATATGTTTATTAGGTGTTATCATTTATGTAGTgcggattgtaacttgtttgcagctaATAATATTTGATTATCTTGATGAAATATTTACTCATTATttacttatcttatttgaagttttaatcTTGTTGAAATACAATATCAATTAGATGATAGAGATCTATGTATTgcggatagtggtaacatacacactatgatcaaatctaagaaatatttcattgatttaaatcaaatgaaggaattataaatgctatatcaggtcttgcaaacttgatacaaGGAACGGAAagagcaaaaattcatattaccaaatggtacgaattttctgataaacaatgtcttgtttttctcctaaatcaaagagaaatttgttaagtttctctgatatatattataatgaatatgattatcagtcaatgatagtcggaaatgagaaatatctatgtagcaccgcaacgcatatgatgaaaagcacatatggtgactaATGAAAAGtatatatggtgattaatgaaaagtacatatggtgattaatgaaaagtacatatggtgattaatgaaaagcacatatagtgattaatgaaaagaatatcgagaaagaatcaccaatgtttcttgaatgaattcaaggttatatatatggaccaattcatccatcatgtggaccattttgatatttcatggttctaatagacgcatctagcggatggtctcatgtttgtgtgttatcaagccgtaatatggcatttgcaaagtttcttgcacaaattattaaattgagaacacattattctgattacaccattaaaaaggatgagacttgataatgttggtgagttaacatctcaagcatttaatgattattatatgtctacagggattgttgtttaacatccagttgctcatgtgcatacacaaaattggtttagctgaatcaatagataaacgcttgcagctaataattagacaattggaaatgagtacaaaactctcaatatttatatggggacatgtaaatttacatgatgcaacattaattcgcattaaaccaagtgcaagtcataaatattctccattaccaacttaattttggtcaagagccaaatattttccatcttagaacatttagttgtgcagtgtatttttaattacaccaccacaacaaatggtttctcaaagaaggatggaaatatatgttggatatgaaacatcttcaatcataagatatattgaacccatgacgggtgatgtttttacagcacgttttactgattattattttaatgaaaaattgttccctagattagggggagaaatgaaaaaaaaaaataaataaaatgatgtttcatgatgtgaacatcaatcaaggtatcttgatactcgcacaaaagaatgcgaaacgaaagttcaaaaataatgcatatgcaataacttgcaaatcgattacgtgatgcatttaaagatacaaaaagagtgactaaatcatatataatagcagtaaatgctccagctcgaattgaaattccaaaagctggcaataatgtcactcttgagtctttgccacgcatgaaacgtggaagatcaattggttccgaagataaaaattctctaaaagaaaatcagctgataatgaggtaaaataaagtgttcaataagaaccaaatatcaatactccttctgcagaggatattgataataaatacagaaattgcaataaaCTATGCAATATTATAGAACTGAAACGGAATAaaaaatattgatgagaatttttcatataatgacatcatgtttaaagatgatgatctagaaccaaattTGTCATTgagtgtcaaaatagacatgactgagctcaatggaaaggagcaatacgagctgaattagaatcgctcgataaaagaaaagttttcggatcaatcgttatcacttttaaagatgtgaaacgtatgagatacaaatgaatttttatccgaaaaagaaatgtgcaaatgaagttacaagacaaaactagacttgtaactcaagatttcccacaaagaccggaaatgaattatgaggaaaacttatcctcctatggATACAATtagttattagatacttaatcaacctggtagttacttaaatgcatctcatggatgttgtaactacttatctgtatggatcacttgatagtgatatacatgaatatacctgaagggtttaaggtatcataagcatctaatgcaaaacccaagggaatgtatTCTATTAAATTACAAAGATTTTTATGGGTCTATACAATCGGgaagtatgtggtataaccgattaaatgactacttgataagaaaagtgtatacaaataatcttatttgcacatgtgttcttaCTTAGAAAACAATGTCtggatatgtgattgtaagttgtttatgtcaatgatcataacatcatataaacaaataaagagatcagtattaccttggattacaaattgagcatatgcctaatgttttacttgtacatcaaacaacttacacCGAAAagtttttaaaacgttttaatatggacaagacaaaaaccattaagtatttctatggttgttagatctcaatattgatactgatccatttcatcctctagaagatcatgaagatcttcttggttgagaagttccatattttagtaaaattggggctcttatgtatcttacaaattgtacaagacctgacatttcttttgcagttaatttgttggcaaggttcagctcagttcCCACCAAAAGAtactggaatgagatcaaacacatatctcgataccttcgaggaactactgatttaggattattttattctaacgaatcaaaacaagatttggttgattatgcagatacaggtcattcatcaaatcctcataaagataaatctcaaactcgatatgtattcctaaatggagttaccacaaaatcatggcgttctcaaaaacaaacacttgttgcaacatcatcaaattatgccgaagtgattgcattacatgaagccactcgggaatgttttttttttttggttgagatcaatgacacaactcattaatgattcttgtggactagaacgcaataaaagtccaacaactatctatgaagataatgcagcttgcatagcacagatgaaagaagggtatatcaaaagtgaccgaacaaaacacatacctcctagattcttctcatacactcaaaatctcattaaggccaaccagattgaaatgagatacgttcaatcaacaactctgctgatctttataccaaagcactgtcaactgctatttccagaacacacgttcacaatattggcatgagtcaagttcaaaagatgtgacgactcaatgatgtctacttgagggggagtcaaccttatactgcactctttttcccttagctaaagtttttatcccactgggtttttctttagcaaggtttttaacgaggcagtacaagTTGTTCGCtactaaaattgtcatccaagggggagtgttataatacatCAATTATTGAAGTAGAAGTCAAGAAATGGTGGCTAACAATTTTATATAATTCACAAAAGTCAAATATGTAACACTATTTGTAGTATAAATATGCATCAATATGTACAAGATAAATacaccattcttgaataagaattTAATCTCTTCTTTCTTCCTTCATATTAGTATCTTCTTTCATAATTAGTAAAATATATGCCatataaagtattaaaattataacatctatatctatatttatagttATTTATTAGTGGTTGATGAACTGCCACAATTGCTACAATCACATAATtgaaaataaatgaataaataaaaatGCTTGTTAAACTGTCACTTCATTACATTGCCATCCGCGCGTATACAAACCAAACTCATATCATGAATAGCTTTATCCGATTTTCAAGCATATACCAAGTACCAAAACGAATAAAACTCACATAATAGTATAATACATAACTCTTGGTTGTATTGTTTTACAAAATAtggatacaaatacatatatagacTTTTTCTTAGTCCCTTGATTTGAATTTCATTAACCAATCAAGTTGCTTTATCCTTTCCCCAAAAAATGACTTTTCTTAAAAATAAGTCAAACATAAGATACAATGACTAGATAGATAAATTTTGCAAACAATCAAATATCTTCTCGATATATCAGTGTTCATAAATCGAATTTGTTGCTGCCAAAAGTGCTGCTCCAATGCCAGATCCATCTTTCGAATGCTCGACAACTACATGACTCGATAACTCAGGGCCTAGAAGTTCGGTCACCGCTTCTTTAAGGTACCTCCGGTAATAAGGGTGATGCTCATATAAACCTCCATCCATGGCAACAACCATACGTTTTCCAAAAACGACACCCTTTGAATCTTCCTCCATCTTTTGGAGTATTCCAACTATTCCTGCCCCGGCCAAACGGCCCCCACGCTTTGCAATCGTGTCACACACCTCCAGCACCAATTTTCGCGCATCCAAATTTGAGTTTACCTATTGTTGAGTTGATATTTTGTTTagtaaaaataatttaaaaatcaGTTGTCCTTCTAGAAACAGTCCCATCGAGGTATAATTGTCTACATCCTACCAACCCATCATACCCTGCCTTAGCGGGATTGGGTAATATTGTTGTTGTTGATAAAGAATATCAGTTGTTAAAACTTTAAAGTATGTGTATATTTAGTAGAAAGTGTATAGATTACCCCTGTGGCTTCATAGAGGATTGATCCAACGGCTTCAAGATCTTCAGAGGTGTCCTGCTGCATAGAACTAATATATGGGGTCCTACAATTTCGATTCAGAATTGACCTTTTAGTTATCAATTTATATACTACCATTTAAGACTGTAATTTTATTCATTTGTTTTTCAGTTACCCGAGCGCAAATGGAGTTTGCAGCCTTTCGGGAATATGATTACCAAATAAAGAAGATGTTTCGGCCATTCTTACAAGTACCCGTCTAACAATTTCGCCAAGATACATACCCGAGATTGTTTTTTCAAATAGCTGTCCATAAATAATATAATTGTGAAGAAAATTTGAAGTTAGAGTTCTTTAGATAAGAAATTATATACATTTACAagaaatatgatataaacgaaataaAAATTGTTGTCGTGTTATGATGAAGACATAAATAGTAATAATCGTTGAAACTTACCTGCTCACCGGGGTTTATACTCTCTGCATCCATCTCTCTGTCAAACTCGGTCAACGGAAGCCCGTTTGAGAATGCTCCCCACTCAGTATTTACAATCTGACAACAGACCAACTTTGAATAACTCAGTATGTATTAAATTTTGAACAATGCTAGTGCAGAGTCTCTACATGAGATCAACATTATATGGGCTAATGGGCCATCACGATGTATTTGGTATGATGTCGTTGGTTATGCTGACCCAAATCGAACTACATTACCATAAAATGGCTGATCACCAGTTGTTGTGAAAGTGTTATTactaaataatgatatttttatctaatctAGTCCCTTTTAAGGCAAAATATTTGTTGATTTAGTGGGtttaatgcataaatatatatactatggTGACAATCACGGGTTTGATCAATTCGTCGGTTGAAGGATGTAACGTGTTCATATTAaactaattttctttattttatctgTTTGACCCGCTAGATATAAACAGAACCTGTATACGCTCGTTTattagtaaatgggtcaaaataaTGGCCTGAATAGATGGGAACAATAACCCACAACTTTGAATGGGTTGTTATTCTCCTCAGGGGATGACCTAGCTTTACTCCAGTGGTAGCACGAGCTACCACTGAAATATGCGATGCAGTAGAAATTTTTTTGGACTTTTAACTAGTGATAAAAATTTTTTGTGTGACAACActggatagtgtaaatttttttgagCTTATAACTAGTGACACCACTGACAACGaatcctagatccgccactgaTTCTCCTTGTTCTTTGTACGGAATGTAACACTGTAAAATGGAACTGATAAACAAACCGTTTTTCCAGTTCTGGATTTGTGCCCTTGTAGTTTAGGAATGGCATTGACAGATTCGACGTAACAAGCATTGGTTCCAGTCCCGAGAATCACGGCAACCATTACATCATTGTCCCAATATCTTGCTCCGGCTAGTGTTGCTACCGTATCATTAACCTACATTGACaacttaaacacattatatttggATTTATTACGATGCATCAAGAAAATATATACAATAGTACATAAAGGATAACCATACCAATGCAGAAACCCGCATATCGAGGCCTTGCCTTCCCATAGCTTCATTTAAACACGCCACAATATCCTTTCCGGGCTGAAACACAATAACATATTAGCTAAACCGGTATACTTTTTTCAGCACATGTATACACTTCTAAAATTCACTGATCAAATTTCCATATTCATTTGGCTGTAAGACAGAATTACGAACCGTTCCAGAGACTGCAAAACCCTTTGTCCATTTGATTAGTATCCCAGAGTCGATGGAAGTTTGCTTCACCGGAAAAGAGAACGTAAATCCCGTCTCTCTAGTTCTACCATTCGGCAACACAAACTTTCCGCCCTCT includes these proteins:
- the LOC139852065 gene encoding anthocyanidin 3-O-glucosyltransferase 2-like, whose translation is MKKLELVFIPLIAPTHLTSTIQFAKLLIQHDQTISSITFLIILLPNQTDIDQATKSVSASEPRIRFIIVPPPTTNPLSQISSPISVEMLAHIFIESHKSQIEQAVTDLVSDDSRKVIGFVLDMFCTSMIDVANKFNLPSYIMFTSNICFLGFLLHVHTRHTQLGVEFNKSDPDSVISTYRNPVPVDVLPNPVFEKIGGGYDAFVYHGTRFKETKGFIVNSFVELEPYAFNSISTPIPVYPVGPLLDHKKVNRTNGSNEVINWLDKQPPKSVIFLCFGSMGCFSEPQLEQMAIALEKSNQRFLWSVRKPPPDGVHVAPTDYTNVETVLPDGFLERVKERGMVCGWAPQVEVLAHGATKGFVTHCGWNSILEGLWHGVPMATWPLSAEQQLNAFLLVKELGLGVDLCMTYRSGGSGSELVMAGQIEKAINWLMDDENPVRNRVKEISEKSRKALKNGGSSFIALQKLAEDMLQNID
- the LOC139851674 gene encoding hexokinase-2, chloroplastic; the protein is MSFTVNSPPVIRSFPISRSPISRTPRVTMVLRSSTGVSVSTAAALPILTKLQNDCATPLPLLRHVADAMANDMRAGLAADGGSDLKMILSYVDCLPTGNESGLFYALDLGGTNFRVLRTQLGGKDERVLDTEFEQVSIPQDLMFGTSEELFDFIASALAKFVKKEGGKFVLPNGRTRETGFTFSFPVKQTSIDSGILIKWTKGFAVSGTPGKDIVACLNEAMGRQGLDMRVSALVNDTVATLAGARYWDNDVMVAVILGTGTNACYVESVNAIPKLQGHKSRTGKTIVNTEWGAFSNGLPLTEFDREMDAESINPGEQLFEKTISGMYLGEIVRRVLVRMAETSSLFGNHIPERLQTPFALGTPYISSMQQDTSEDLEAVGSILYEATGVNSNLDARKLVLEVCDTIAKRGGRLAGAGIVGILQKMEEDSKGVVFGKRMVVAMDGGLYEHHPYYRRYLKEAVTELLGPELSSHVVVEHSKDGSGIGAALLAATNSIYEH